The Apis cerana isolate GH-2021 linkage group LG12, AcerK_1.0, whole genome shotgun sequence genome window below encodes:
- the LOC108002689 gene encoding probable ATP-dependent RNA helicase DDX56: MISNEVEVDEDNETKAKSFHELELDDRILKAVAKLGWLEPTLIQEKTIPLMIEGKDILIRARTGSGKTAAFTIPLIQKILSNKRTQKQQEIKGLIIAPSKELCKQIHDVIISLTIKCSREVKAIDISPQIDLNAQKLLLVEKPDIVISTPSRLLQHLKAKNMKLKQSLETLIIDEADLIFSFGYENEIKDILNYLPILYQAVLASATLSEDVVTLKKLVLRHPVILKLEEPPLAPLSQLSHYSLAAEENDKAAILCTLLKLRLIRGKTIIFVNTVDKCYKLKLFLEQFGIATCVLNSELPAVSRCRAVTQFNSGTYDIIIASDEKSLEEPHIAKVKRGKRKKDKESGIARGIDFQFVSNVFNFDFPPDINSYIHRAGRTARGKNDGTVLSLVSIKERPILEDVEVELKQCYNCDKLLKTYEFKLEEVEGFRYRAKDAWKAVTRIAVREARLKEIKQEVLNCQKLKSYFKDNPRDLQSLRQDKALHTVKLQPHLKDVPDYIIPPTLKRLVNTGKKKKKFNREAATSKPTATQSKYRARASNPLMSLQLQNLKK; the protein is encoded by the exons atgatttcgaaTGAAGTGGAAGTGGATGAAGATAATGAAACAAAAGCAAAATCTTTTCatgaattagaattagatgatagaattttaaag gctGTTGCAAAATTAGGTTGGTTAGAACCAACattaatacaagaaaaaacgATACCGTTAATGATCGaaggaaaagatattttaattcgagcTCGTACAGGATCTGGAAAAACAGCTGCATTTACTATACcacttattcaaaaaatattatcaaataaacgaACACAAAAACAACAAGAAATTAAAGGTCTTATTATAGCTCCAAGCAAAGAATTATGTAAACAAATACATGATGTTATAATTAGTCTAACAATAAAATGTAGCAGAGAAGTAAAAGCTATTGATATCAGTCCTCAAATAGATCTTAATGCACAGAAACTACTATTAGTAGAAAAACCTGATATAGTTATAAGCACTCCAAGTAGATTATTACAACatttaaaagcaaaaaatatgaaattaaagcaATCACttgaaacattaataattgatgaagCTGACTTG atattttcatttggatatgaaaatgaaataaaagatatattgaattatttaccaATATTATATCAAGCAGTTTTAGCTTCTGCAACATTATCTGAAGATGTGGTAACACTTAAAAAATTGGTACTTCGTCATCCtgtgattttaaaattggagGAACCTCCATTGGCTCCACTATCACAATTATCGCATTATAGTCTTGCAGCAGAGGAAAATGATAAAGCTGCCATTTTATGTACTTTGTTAAAATTACGTTTAATtag gggaaagactattatatttgtaaatactgtagataaatgttataaattaaaattgtttttagaaCAATTTGGAATAGCAACTTGTGTATTAAATTCTGAATTGCCAGCAGTTTCGCGATGTAGAGCAGTTACTCAATTTAATTCTGGaacatatgatattataatagcatcagatgaaaaatctttagaagaa CCACATATAGCAAAAGTTAAAAGAGGAAagcgaaaaaaagataaagaatctGGTATAGCCCGGGGAATTGACTTTCAATTTGTATCTAATGTGTTTAATTTTGACTTTCCTCcagatataaattcttatattcatAGAGCTGGACGTACTGCTCGAGGTAAAAATGACGGAACAGTGTTGAGTCTTGtatcaataaaagaaagaCCAATTCTTGAAGATGTTGAAGTCGAATTAAAACAATGTTATAattgcgataaattattaaaaacatatgaatttaaattagaagaagTTGAAGGTTTTCG atatcgAGCAAAAGATGCTTGGAAAGCAGTAACTCGAATTGCTGTTCGTGAAGCtcgtttaaaagaaataaaacaagaagTACTCAattgtcaaaaattaaaaagttattttaaagataatccaAGAGATTTGCAATCATTGAGACAAGATAAAGCATTACATACTGTAAAATTACAACCACATTTAAAAGATGTACCAGATTATATAATTCCACCAACTTTAAAAAGACTTGTTAATACtggcaagaaaaagaaaaagtttaatagGGAAGCTGCAACATCTAAACCTACTGCCACACAATCAAAATATCGAGCTCGTGCATCAAATCCTTTAATGAgtttacaattacaaaacttgaaaaaatga
- the LOC108002726 gene encoding protein PBDC1, whose translation MARIGDVTADQLIAGTSVLSRPAEEFDNDPSVEAMWAMKAMEHAEVYFNILCSVDPKFLKLTPHDEQIYKTFRDVFPDLKLDKINEDELKSPEGKIKWRPFCEQFKGLVEDYSFGTLLRADCEGDYSEENSILTTRIQFYAIELARNREGFNDGIRQKYKPKRTTEKS comes from the exons ACCGCAGATCAATTGATAGCTGGTACTAGTGTATTGTCTAGACCTGCAGAAGAATTTGATAATGAT ccTTCAGTTGAAGCAATGTGGGCAATGAAAGCTATGGAACATGCTGAAGTAtactttaat atattatgcTCAGTTGATCCGAAATTTCTAAAACTTACACCTCACGacgaacaaatatataaaacttttcgtGATGTTTTTCCTGATCTCAaactagataaaataaatgaagatgaattaaaatcaCCCGAAGGAAAGATAAAATGGAGACCATTCTGTGAACAATTTAAAGGACTTGTTGAAGATTACAGTTTTGGTACATTATTAAGAGCAGATTGTGAAGGAGATTATTCAGAAGAAAATAGTATACTCACAActagaatacaattttatgcCATTGAACTTGCCAGAAATAGAGAGGGATTCAATGATGGTATTAGGCAAAAGTATAAACCAAAGCGGACTacagaaaaatcataa